In a genomic window of Microbacterium amylolyticum:
- a CDS encoding DUF3040 domain-containing protein, producing the protein MPLSEQEQRLLDEMERQLMQNDADVVHAGEHRSYSYRNMVLGALLVFLGLVGVLVGIMLWSGPTVAGVIVGVAGFVTMLGGVILAVTPAKEQPGEEPVARASRGPGPGVSNESFLDRMNDRWDRRQQER; encoded by the coding sequence ATGCCACTCTCCGAGCAGGAGCAGCGACTTCTCGACGAGATGGAGCGCCAGCTCATGCAGAACGACGCCGATGTCGTTCACGCTGGCGAGCACCGCTCGTACAGCTACCGAAACATGGTTCTCGGAGCGCTACTTGTCTTCCTTGGCCTCGTCGGCGTCCTCGTCGGCATCATGTTGTGGAGCGGGCCAACCGTCGCCGGCGTCATTGTTGGCGTCGCCGGTTTTGTCACTATGCTCGGCGGCGTGATCTTGGCGGTTACCCCCGCTAAGGAACAACCGGGCGAAGAACCTGTTGCGCGCGCGTCGCGCGGTCCGGGTCCCGGCGTAAGCAATGAGTCCTTTCTGGACCGGATGAATGACCGGTGGGATCGGCGCCAGCAAGAGCGCTGA
- the pknB gene encoding Stk1 family PASTA domain-containing Ser/Thr kinase: MSTRRQPDPLVGRLVDGRYQVRGRIARGGMATVYVATDLRLERRVALKVMHHHLSDDERFQTRFILEARAAARLSDPHVVGVFDQGQDDDIAYLVMEYLPGVTLRDLLNEQKRLSLEQTITIMHAILEGLASAHRAGLIHRDVKPENVLLAEDGRIKIGDFGLARVASANTATGQQLLGTIAYLAPELVTQGTADARTDIYALGIMLYEMLAGDQPYLGEQPMQIAYQHATEQVPRPSIKNPGVPEQLDELVMWSTEREPDERPADAAMMLARLVEIEREIGIKPIPIAPPSAGPARDDKSDLDGSGDTTLLPETGATSILAPTGPLSPGGGIGDNATQLRRRTRRRATRGWWAAIIVVAMAIAAGGTGWWFGSGPGSMIAVPSIAAQTPYEEAEGILAAVDLRPVAEQQPSLDVPAGTVIALSPGSGERLYPGDLITVTVSSGPAAVTIDSLRGLTLSAAEQHAEDAVITVRSDPEEIFTDAEAGTIIGARLHPSGSDETIDCIDGCQGHQADELSVTLSAGQVPDVHNVSVQEARERLEEAGLTVSEETERHHHEEISAGLVIGIVSPGDDVQLRRGDSVTLRESIGPQPHPIPDVVGMNRDEAVATLENAGFSVSYSPLLNGLPSSWVIVSSTDPAPGTERVPRETTVHLSLNLAGPVS; this comes from the coding sequence GTGAGCACTCGACGACAGCCCGATCCCCTCGTGGGGCGGCTTGTCGATGGCCGCTATCAAGTTCGGGGGCGCATCGCGCGCGGCGGCATGGCAACGGTGTATGTTGCCACCGATCTGCGCCTGGAACGACGAGTGGCGCTGAAGGTGATGCACCATCATCTCAGCGATGATGAGCGCTTCCAGACGCGCTTCATCCTGGAAGCGCGCGCCGCCGCCCGGCTCAGCGATCCCCACGTCGTCGGCGTTTTCGACCAGGGCCAAGACGACGACATCGCCTATCTTGTGATGGAGTACCTGCCGGGCGTCACCCTCCGCGATCTGCTGAACGAGCAGAAGCGCCTGTCGCTTGAGCAGACGATCACGATCATGCACGCGATCCTCGAAGGCCTGGCCTCCGCGCATCGCGCCGGCCTCATTCACCGGGATGTCAAGCCCGAGAACGTTCTCCTCGCGGAGGACGGCCGCATCAAGATCGGCGACTTCGGCCTCGCACGCGTTGCGAGTGCGAACACCGCAACCGGCCAACAGCTTCTCGGCACCATCGCCTACCTCGCCCCCGAGCTCGTCACCCAGGGAACGGCCGACGCCCGAACAGACATCTACGCGCTCGGCATCATGCTGTACGAGATGCTCGCGGGAGATCAGCCGTACCTCGGTGAACAGCCGATGCAGATTGCGTATCAGCACGCGACAGAGCAGGTGCCGCGCCCCAGCATCAAGAACCCCGGTGTTCCGGAGCAGCTCGACGAACTGGTGATGTGGTCGACGGAGCGAGAGCCGGACGAACGGCCCGCTGACGCCGCTATGATGCTCGCGCGCCTCGTCGAGATCGAACGTGAGATCGGCATCAAGCCGATTCCGATCGCTCCGCCCTCGGCTGGCCCCGCCCGTGACGACAAATCTGACCTCGACGGATCGGGTGACACCACATTGCTGCCGGAAACCGGCGCCACCAGCATCCTCGCACCGACCGGCCCGCTCTCCCCTGGCGGAGGAATCGGCGACAACGCCACACAGCTGCGCCGTCGCACACGTCGACGCGCCACCCGTGGCTGGTGGGCGGCCATCATCGTCGTCGCCATGGCGATTGCCGCGGGAGGAACCGGCTGGTGGTTCGGGTCCGGGCCGGGCTCCATGATCGCGGTTCCGTCGATCGCGGCGCAGACCCCCTACGAAGAAGCCGAGGGAATTCTCGCGGCCGTTGATCTGCGGCCCGTTGCCGAACAGCAACCCAGCCTCGACGTTCCTGCCGGCACGGTGATCGCCCTCTCCCCCGGCAGCGGAGAACGCCTGTACCCCGGGGATCTGATCACAGTCACGGTCTCCTCGGGGCCGGCAGCCGTCACGATCGACTCGTTGCGCGGGCTCACGCTCTCGGCTGCCGAGCAGCACGCCGAAGACGCGGTGATCACCGTCAGAAGCGACCCCGAAGAGATTTTCACCGACGCCGAAGCGGGAACCATCATCGGCGCGCGTCTGCACCCCTCGGGATCAGACGAGACGATCGATTGCATCGATGGTTGTCAGGGGCATCAGGCGGACGAACTGTCCGTAACGCTCTCGGCCGGGCAGGTCCCCGATGTTCATAACGTCTCCGTGCAAGAGGCACGCGAACGTCTCGAGGAGGCGGGACTCACCGTCTCCGAGGAAACGGAGCGACACCACCACGAAGAGATTTCCGCGGGTCTCGTGATCGGCATCGTCAGCCCTGGCGACGATGTCCAGCTCAGACGCGGCGACTCCGTCACGCTCCGGGAATCGATCGGCCCGCAGCCGCATCCCATCCCCGATGTCGTGGGAATGAACCGTGACGAAGCCGTCGCAACGCTCGAGAACGCGGGCTTCTCCGTCAGCTACTCGCCGCTGCTCAACGGCCTCCCCAGCAGCTGGGTCATCGTGTCGTCGACAGACCCGGCGCCCGGAACAGAACGCGTGCCCCGCGAGACGACGGTTCACCTGAGCTTGAACCTCGCCGGCCCCGTATCGTGA
- a CDS encoding Rv2175c family DNA-binding protein — translation MPEQTTTASIEWLTLPEVGERLHESPGRVKRLLDERMLIAVRHDGVWRVPALFIDGDRPLSSLRGTAILLGDIGFDDDEIVEWLFRVEESLGNAPIESLVAGRKAEVRRVAQTLA, via the coding sequence GTGCCTGAACAGACGACGACCGCATCCATCGAGTGGCTGACCCTTCCCGAGGTCGGCGAGCGCCTGCACGAATCTCCCGGTCGAGTGAAACGACTGCTGGACGAACGTATGCTCATCGCCGTGCGTCACGATGGCGTGTGGCGCGTGCCCGCACTCTTTATTGACGGCGATCGCCCGTTGTCGTCGCTTCGCGGCACGGCGATCCTCCTGGGCGACATCGGCTTTGACGACGACGAGATCGTCGAATGGCTGTTCCGCGTGGAGGAATCGCTCGGCAACGCGCCGATCGAGTCGCTCGTAGCCGGACGCAAGGCCGAGGTTCGTCGGGTTGCTCAGACTCTCGCCTAA
- a CDS encoding AMP-dependent synthetase/ligase — MIEFSAPLMVPADPERNISDLLADRAKKTPNKPLFGIPDGNDGWRDKTAREFEAEVIALAKGFVAAGVHPGDKVGFLARTTYEWTLVDFALFYAGAIMVPVYETSSPSQVQWILSDSGATALMVETAEHDARFSEVRNELPLIDAYWRMDQGALDTLVAQGAEIDDEEIQRRRKLARADDIATIIYTSGSTGRPKGCVLTHSNFVDLVQNSGTSLNEIVTQSDASTVLFITTAHVFARFMSIFYIHWAVKTGHEPNTKNLVNTLGSFKPTVLLAVPRVFEKVYNAAAQKTEAEGKGAIFRRAAKIGIEHARREQEGEKIGPLLALQFALYNKLVFSKLRERMGGKVTYAVSGSAPLGPHLGYFFRGLGIKILEGYGLTETTAPATVNVTERIKVGTVGPPLPGVSIRIADDGEVQVKGINVFREYWRNPEATEDAFDGDWFRTGDIGALDDDGYLAITGRKKEIIVTAGGKNVAPTVLEDPIRSNPIVGQVVVVGDQKPFISALITLDPEMLPAWLATHGESSELTLEQAAINPTVRGEVQRQIDEANSRVSRAESVREFVILPTEWTEATGHLTPKMSIKRAEIVRDFADEIEKIYSAPRDVTTGIPIGG, encoded by the coding sequence GTGATCGAGTTCTCCGCACCGTTAATGGTGCCAGCGGACCCCGAACGCAACATCAGTGATCTCTTGGCGGATCGCGCCAAGAAAACGCCCAACAAGCCTCTGTTCGGCATTCCCGATGGGAACGACGGCTGGCGCGACAAGACGGCCCGAGAATTCGAAGCCGAGGTGATCGCACTCGCCAAGGGATTCGTCGCGGCGGGTGTTCACCCCGGTGACAAAGTTGGTTTCCTCGCGCGAACAACGTACGAGTGGACCCTGGTCGACTTCGCCCTGTTCTACGCGGGTGCGATCATGGTTCCCGTCTACGAGACCAGTTCGCCCAGCCAGGTCCAGTGGATCCTGTCGGATTCCGGGGCAACGGCGCTCATGGTCGAAACTGCCGAGCACGACGCACGATTCTCCGAGGTGCGCAACGAGCTCCCTCTGATCGACGCCTACTGGCGCATGGATCAGGGTGCTCTCGACACCCTCGTTGCCCAGGGCGCCGAAATCGATGACGAAGAGATCCAGCGCAGAAGGAAGCTTGCCCGCGCTGACGACATCGCGACGATCATCTACACATCCGGGTCGACGGGACGCCCGAAGGGTTGTGTTCTCACCCACAGCAACTTCGTCGACCTGGTGCAGAACTCGGGAACGTCGCTCAACGAGATCGTCACACAGTCCGATGCATCGACGGTGTTGTTCATTACAACGGCACACGTGTTCGCGCGCTTCATGTCGATCTTCTACATCCACTGGGCCGTCAAGACAGGGCACGAGCCGAACACGAAGAACCTCGTGAACACGCTCGGCTCGTTCAAGCCCACGGTACTTCTGGCGGTGCCGCGCGTCTTCGAGAAGGTCTACAACGCGGCCGCGCAGAAGACAGAGGCCGAGGGCAAGGGGGCTATCTTCCGCCGTGCCGCGAAGATCGGCATCGAACACGCTCGTCGGGAGCAAGAGGGCGAGAAAATCGGGCCGCTGCTCGCGCTGCAGTTCGCGCTGTACAACAAGCTCGTCTTCAGCAAGCTGCGTGAGCGCATGGGCGGCAAGGTCACGTACGCCGTTTCGGGATCGGCCCCATTGGGCCCCCACCTCGGGTATTTCTTCCGGGGCCTCGGGATCAAGATTCTCGAGGGATACGGACTGACCGAAACGACGGCGCCCGCCACCGTCAACGTCACCGAGCGCATCAAGGTCGGCACAGTCGGACCTCCTCTGCCCGGTGTGAGCATCCGCATCGCTGATGACGGAGAAGTGCAGGTGAAGGGCATCAACGTCTTCCGTGAGTACTGGCGCAACCCGGAGGCAACGGAGGATGCCTTCGATGGCGACTGGTTCCGCACGGGTGACATCGGTGCTCTCGACGACGACGGCTACCTGGCCATCACCGGCCGCAAGAAGGAAATCATCGTCACGGCTGGCGGAAAGAACGTGGCGCCGACAGTGCTCGAGGACCCGATCCGGTCCAACCCCATCGTCGGTCAGGTCGTCGTCGTCGGCGACCAGAAGCCGTTCATCTCGGCGCTCATCACGCTCGATCCGGAGATGCTGCCCGCGTGGCTGGCAACCCACGGTGAGTCGAGCGAGCTCACGCTCGAACAGGCCGCCATCAACCCCACCGTTCGCGGCGAGGTGCAGCGACAGATCGACGAGGCCAACTCGCGGGTGTCCCGCGCCGAGTCCGTTCGCGAGTTCGTGATCCTGCCAACGGAGTGGACCGAAGCAACGGGTCACCTGACGCCGAAGATGTCGATCAAGCGTGCCGAGATCGTCCGCGACTTCGCCGACGAGATCGAGAAGATCTACTCGGCACCGCGCGATGTCACAACGGGGATTCCCATCGGCGGCTAA
- a CDS encoding lysophospholipid acyltransferase family protein, producing the protein MFYWILKYVIVGPILKAIFRPWIAGAEYIPKQGAAILASNHLSVIDSVFLPLMIDRPMSFLAKSEYFTGKGLKGWATKWFMKGTGQIPIDRSGGSASEAALNTALQVIGRGDLLGIYPEGTRSPDGRLFKGRTGLARMALVAKVPVIPVVMVDTDTMLPIGASMPRVMRIGIIIGEPLDFSRYEGLEDDRFVLRSVTDEIMVALQRLGGQEYVDDYASKYRALAEQAGTRAPSAFSS; encoded by the coding sequence ATGTTCTACTGGATTCTCAAGTACGTCATCGTCGGACCGATCCTCAAGGCCATCTTCCGCCCGTGGATCGCCGGAGCCGAGTACATCCCGAAGCAGGGTGCCGCCATTCTCGCGAGCAACCACCTCTCCGTCATCGACTCGGTTTTCCTTCCGTTGATGATCGATCGCCCGATGTCGTTTCTGGCGAAGAGCGAATACTTCACGGGGAAGGGCCTCAAGGGATGGGCCACGAAGTGGTTCATGAAGGGCACGGGGCAGATCCCGATCGACCGCTCGGGCGGATCTGCGTCCGAGGCCGCTCTCAACACAGCGCTCCAGGTGATCGGGCGTGGCGATCTGCTGGGGATCTACCCCGAAGGAACGCGCAGCCCGGACGGACGCCTGTTCAAGGGCCGCACGGGACTGGCGCGGATGGCGCTCGTCGCGAAAGTTCCCGTTATTCCCGTTGTGATGGTGGATACCGACACGATGCTACCGATTGGCGCGTCCATGCCGCGCGTGATGCGTATCGGCATCATCATCGGCGAACCCCTGGATTTCTCGCGGTACGAGGGGTTGGAAGACGACCGCTTCGTGCTGCGCAGCGTGACAGACGAAATTATGGTCGCGCTGCAGCGACTCGGTGGACAGGAGTACGTCGACGACTACGCCTCGAAGTACCGCGCTCTTGCTGAGCAGGCCGGAACACGGGCGCCGTCCGCGTTCTCGTCGTAG
- a CDS encoding polyprenyl synthetase family protein, which translates to MRSPHDIITAVSEVLEAFVSECRKEILDDPIYAGAENPDVVATALIDHAAEALRGGKRLRARFAFSGWRAVYSQEDHTGRVTTLGAALEVFQAAALVHDDIVDNSDTRRGRPAMHRAFESVHRAREWHGASDSFGRSGAILLGDLLLGWSDDLLERAISDADAAAGVRALYARMRRDVILGQFLDIAEESAWPTIPDREHATRALRIATLKSARYSVQQPLLLGAVLGGARSDQIAALESFGHPLGIAFQLRDDVLGVFGDESVTGKPSGDDLREGKRTLLIAYAREAMTARDRAELDQRLGASDLTRDEIVALQQAIRDTGALDRVETLITESASQADAAIDSADIDAEAATQLRDLTTAATRRSA; encoded by the coding sequence GTGCGCTCACCTCACGACATCATCACAGCCGTTTCCGAGGTACTCGAAGCGTTTGTGAGCGAATGCCGCAAAGAGATTCTCGATGATCCCATCTATGCAGGCGCCGAGAACCCTGATGTTGTCGCGACCGCGCTCATCGACCACGCGGCAGAAGCCCTTCGCGGAGGCAAACGGCTGCGTGCGCGATTCGCGTTTTCCGGGTGGCGAGCGGTTTACTCACAGGAGGATCACACCGGGCGTGTCACGACCCTCGGAGCCGCCCTCGAGGTGTTCCAGGCCGCCGCCCTTGTGCACGACGACATTGTTGACAATTCCGACACTCGGCGAGGTCGCCCTGCCATGCACCGGGCCTTCGAAAGCGTGCACAGGGCACGTGAGTGGCACGGAGCGAGCGATTCCTTCGGCCGCTCCGGGGCGATTCTGCTCGGAGATCTCCTGCTCGGATGGAGCGATGACCTCCTGGAACGGGCAATTTCCGATGCCGACGCCGCGGCAGGGGTTCGCGCCCTCTACGCGCGCATGCGCCGAGACGTCATCCTCGGACAGTTCCTCGACATCGCGGAAGAATCCGCGTGGCCAACCATCCCCGATCGTGAACACGCCACGCGCGCGCTGCGCATCGCAACACTCAAATCAGCCCGATACAGCGTGCAGCAGCCGCTCCTCCTCGGCGCAGTGCTCGGGGGCGCGCGGAGCGATCAGATTGCCGCGCTGGAATCATTCGGCCATCCGCTCGGAATCGCCTTCCAGCTCCGGGACGACGTCCTCGGCGTGTTCGGCGACGAAAGCGTCACAGGAAAGCCATCAGGAGACGACCTGCGCGAGGGCAAGCGAACGCTCCTCATCGCATACGCGCGGGAGGCGATGACGGCCCGCGACCGAGCGGAGCTCGATCAGCGCCTGGGAGCATCCGACCTCACGCGCGACGAGATCGTTGCCCTCCAGCAGGCGATTCGCGACACCGGCGCCCTCGATCGCGTCGAGACGCTGATCACTGAGAGCGCATCACAGGCAGATGCTGCCATCGACAGCGCCGATATCGACGCGGAAGCGGCGACGCAGCTGCGCGACCTCACGACAGCAGCAACGCGTCGCAGCGCCTAG
- the rsmH gene encoding 16S rRNA (cytosine(1402)-N(4))-methyltransferase RsmH produces MNPRDIHIPVMLERCLELLGPALQAPGSVYVDGTLGMGGHAEAILSRYDNAQLVGMDRDPQALAIARERLAAFAGRTTLVHTVYDGIAGALAQAGVPRSHAVLYDLGVSSLQLDEADRGFAYAKDAPLDMRMNQSDGITAADVIASYGEGDLRRIFERYGEEKLSGRYARAIIAARQTAPLTRTGELVDVLQDATPAALKNQGHPAKRVFQALRIEVNGELAALESAIPAALNTLAVGGRLVILSYQSLEDRFIKRLFAEATRSTAPAGLPVEMPEHRPRFRLLVKGAELASADEAERNPRAKPVRLRAIERVRERE; encoded by the coding sequence ATGAATCCGCGTGATATCCACATTCCTGTGATGCTCGAGCGTTGCCTCGAGCTGCTCGGCCCTGCGCTGCAGGCCCCTGGCTCCGTGTACGTCGACGGAACTCTCGGCATGGGCGGGCACGCCGAAGCGATCCTCTCGCGATACGACAACGCGCAGCTTGTGGGGATGGATCGCGATCCTCAGGCCCTCGCGATCGCGAGGGAGAGGCTCGCGGCGTTCGCGGGCCGTACCACGCTCGTCCACACGGTGTACGACGGCATTGCGGGCGCACTGGCACAGGCCGGTGTGCCGCGCTCCCACGCTGTTCTCTACGACCTCGGAGTTTCGTCGCTTCAGCTCGACGAGGCGGACCGCGGATTCGCGTACGCCAAGGACGCACCGCTCGACATGCGGATGAATCAGTCTGACGGCATCACGGCGGCGGATGTGATCGCGAGCTATGGAGAGGGTGATCTTCGCCGCATCTTCGAGCGATACGGGGAAGAGAAGCTTTCTGGTCGATACGCCCGCGCGATCATCGCCGCTCGGCAGACGGCGCCACTGACGCGCACGGGGGAGCTGGTCGACGTGCTCCAGGACGCAACACCCGCCGCCCTGAAGAATCAGGGCCACCCGGCCAAGCGCGTGTTCCAGGCACTCCGTATCGAGGTGAACGGCGAACTCGCTGCTCTCGAAAGCGCGATTCCTGCGGCTCTGAACACCCTCGCCGTCGGGGGACGGCTGGTCATCCTGAGCTATCAGTCGCTCGAAGACCGCTTTATCAAGCGACTGTTCGCGGAGGCGACTCGCTCAACGGCGCCAGCAGGTCTTCCCGTGGAGATGCCGGAACACCGTCCGCGTTTCCGCCTGTTGGTCAAAGGCGCAGAACTCGCATCGGCAGACGAAGCAGAACGCAATCCCCGTGCGAAGCCGGTTCGGCTGCGTGCCATCGAGAGGGTGAGGGAACGCGAATGA
- the mraZ gene encoding division/cell wall cluster transcriptional repressor MraZ produces MLLGTHTPKLDDKGRVILPAKFREELAGGVVVTRGQERCLYVFSTAEFEQVHERIRQAPLSNKQARDFLRVFLSGASAETPDGQNRVTIPPHLRQYAGLSKELVVTGVGAHAEIWDAEAWNTYLASTEDSFSEMQEEVIPGLF; encoded by the coding sequence ATGCTGCTGGGTACGCACACACCGAAACTCGACGACAAGGGCCGCGTCATCCTGCCCGCGAAGTTCCGCGAGGAGCTTGCCGGAGGCGTGGTCGTGACCCGCGGTCAGGAGCGGTGCCTTTACGTGTTCTCAACAGCAGAGTTCGAGCAGGTACACGAGCGCATCCGCCAGGCCCCGCTCAGCAACAAACAAGCTCGCGACTTTCTTCGCGTGTTCCTCTCCGGCGCCAGCGCGGAGACACCTGACGGACAAAACCGCGTCACCATTCCTCCGCACCTGCGCCAGTACGCGGGGCTCTCAAAGGAGCTCGTCGTCACCGGCGTCGGCGCACACGCTGAGATATGGGACGCCGAAGCATGGAACACCTACCTCGCCAGCACAGAAGACTCCTTCTCCGAAATGCAGGAGGAGGTGATCCCTGGACTCTTCTGA
- a CDS encoding class II 3-deoxy-7-phosphoheptulonate synthase, producing MQQNLDALDAWRDLPIKQQPQWPDRAALEQVTSELATLPPLVFAGEVDQMRYRLGEAAAGNAFLLQGGDCAETFAGATADRIRNRIKTLLQMAVVLTYGASMPVVKMGRMAGQFAKPRSKDTETRGDVTLPAFRGEIVNGFDFTEASRAVDPRRLLQAYHTSASTLNLVRAFTQGGFADLREVHSWNRGFAENPANKRYEQMATEIDRAIKFMEAAGADFDELKRVDFYTGHEGLLMDYERPLTRVDSRTGEVYNTSGHFLWVGERTRELDGAHVDYFSKIRNPIGVKLGPTTSPETALALIDKLDPEREPGRLTFITRMGAGKIREALPPLLEAVRDSGATPLWVTDPMHGNGFSTPTGYKTRRFDDVVDEVRGFFEAHRAAGTHPGGIHVELTGDDVTECLGGSEDIDEASLATRYESLCDPRLNHKQSLELAFLVAEELEKR from the coding sequence ATGCAGCAGAACCTCGACGCGCTGGACGCGTGGCGTGATCTTCCCATCAAACAGCAGCCGCAGTGGCCCGATCGCGCGGCCCTCGAGCAGGTCACCAGTGAGCTGGCAACTTTGCCTCCTCTGGTCTTCGCTGGCGAGGTTGATCAGATGCGTTATCGCCTCGGCGAGGCGGCAGCGGGCAACGCGTTCCTGCTGCAGGGCGGTGACTGTGCCGAGACCTTCGCGGGGGCAACGGCAGATCGCATCCGCAACCGCATCAAAACCCTCCTTCAGATGGCCGTCGTCCTCACCTATGGTGCCTCGATGCCCGTCGTCAAGATGGGCCGGATGGCCGGTCAGTTCGCGAAGCCGCGATCGAAGGACACCGAAACGCGTGGCGATGTGACGCTTCCGGCGTTCCGCGGCGAGATTGTCAACGGCTTCGACTTCACAGAAGCGTCTCGCGCCGTCGACCCGCGCCGGCTCCTGCAGGCGTACCACACGTCCGCCAGCACGCTGAACCTGGTCCGCGCTTTCACGCAGGGTGGCTTCGCTGACCTGCGCGAGGTGCACTCCTGGAATCGTGGTTTTGCGGAGAACCCGGCGAACAAGCGCTACGAGCAGATGGCAACCGAGATCGATCGCGCCATTAAGTTCATGGAGGCGGCTGGCGCCGACTTCGATGAGCTGAAGCGCGTCGATTTCTACACGGGCCACGAGGGTCTGCTGATGGACTACGAGCGGCCGCTGACGCGCGTCGATTCGCGCACAGGCGAGGTCTACAACACCTCGGGGCACTTCCTGTGGGTGGGCGAGCGCACGCGTGAACTCGATGGCGCGCACGTCGACTACTTCTCGAAGATCCGCAACCCGATTGGCGTCAAGCTCGGCCCGACCACGTCACCGGAGACGGCGCTTGCCCTGATCGACAAGCTCGACCCCGAACGCGAACCTGGCCGGTTGACCTTCATCACGCGAATGGGCGCGGGCAAGATCCGCGAGGCGCTTCCTCCTCTTCTCGAGGCGGTTCGCGATTCTGGTGCGACGCCGCTGTGGGTCACCGATCCGATGCACGGAAACGGATTCTCCACACCCACGGGCTACAAGACGCGTCGCTTTGACGATGTCGTTGACGAGGTCCGCGGTTTCTTCGAAGCCCACCGTGCCGCCGGAACGCATCCTGGCGGCATCCACGTCGAGCTCACGGGAGACGACGTCACGGAATGCCTCGGTGGATCGGAAGACATCGACGAAGCATCGCTCGCGACTCGCTACGAGTCGTTGTGCGACCCGCGTCTGAACCACAAGCAGTCGCTTGAGCTGGCGTTCCTCGTCGCCGAGGAGCTTGAGAAGCGCTAA